CGCCGACAACAGCAGGGCGCTCTGTCGGTCGCGGCAATTTCGACGCCAGAGGGTGCTTGAGAATCGAGACGTCGTGGGAGACGTGCGAAAAGGTTACTATCGGTCGCTGTTCGTCAAAGCGCTCTGGGATGTGGTACTCGAGCCGCCCATTCTCCTTCTATCCGTCCAACTGTTAGAACATCCTCCTTCGTGTGGGTTTACGTCTTGCACATACATTGAGTCTCAGGCGTGCTCCTATTTTGCGCCAGCCTGGCCTATCGAGGAGCTTCTCGAATGAGCTTTTCAGTTTCGCCGGATCCAGGACGTCATCAAAGCGGTATGATAGCACCACAACGACGCTGCGCAAGACCTCTGTGTCATCGGCAGCATTCAACGGTATGACCGTGTCCGTGGGGACTTGGGCGGGCGCCGCAGGAGTGCTGTTGCTGAACAGACCGAACATGGTGTTGTATGATGATGTAGGAGGTTGTTTgctggcagcagcaagtgTAGTAGACCACAGTCACGAAGGTTTGTATGCAACTGCAGTAAAGCTCATCCAGGTAAGCATGGTGTAGATCCGATATCTTCACGAAGCTCGATCAGCGTTTCGGTAATTTTAGCAATACTTCGGGAATATTTCCGGAGGGCTTTACATGCTCCGTTATCAGCAAATGGAGACCCTCGCTGCGCCCTGAGGCTGTACACTAACGCCCGACCCGCGTTGTCAGACTCATCACTGCCATTATCTCGGATATTGCTTTGTAAAGGCGGGCAACAATGGTCCGACCACGAGGCTGGATAATCACGGATTTACCAATTCATCCATTGGCCCAAGCCCCTGTCAGCCCTTGGAGGCATTCAGCCTGTCGCTGAACTAAAAGCACTCTCGGTGTCAGTGACAGATCGTAGCTCTTGCATACGCAGGGATTTGCCTGGCCCTTGTTACCAACCTGCACGATACGAGACAGCATGGATCTGCACGCAGCTCAGAACGTTTCCACCGCGATTGTCTCTGAAGACGTAGAGACGCGTCCCTACATATCCATTGCCCTGCTGGTGACGGGCATCATCGCAGTGCTGGTTTCATATTCCGTCCGAGAGCAACCCCTCGCCAATGTCCCTCTGGTGACAAAAAAGACTTTCTGGGACTTCACTGGTAAGAAGGCAAGGGAGGCATTCGCAGCAAATGCCCGTGCTGTTATTAAGCAGGGCTTTGCAAAGGTGGGTGCATCGAGGCCGTTTCGCATCATCTCAGATCAGGGCGAAATGCTCATCTTACCCCCGTCTTTGGCAAATGACATCCGGAATATCGACGCGCTCAGTCATGCCGAGTTCATGAAAGAGGTATATTTATGCATTTTTTTAGAGGTTGGGCTGAGCTAACAGGCATCTAGACTACTTGCGCCGAAGTCCCTGGGTTTGAGCCGTACTTGGAGTCTACCGGGACAACCTTGTTGACCGATATGACAAAGACGAAGCTGATGAGTGCCATGAGTATGCTTTCTGCTTGGACAACTGTATATCACGCTGATGCATGGTAGAACGACTGACGAACCCGCTTTCCGAGACTTGTGCGAACGCATGCAAGGACTTGTTTCCTGAAGACAACGGTAGTGACTCCATACTGAAGGACTTATAAACTGCAAACTAACGTATCATCCCAAGAATGGCATGAAGTTGTACTGAAAGATgaactcctcgacctcgTTGCTCGCCTGTCATCAACCATCTTCctgggagatgaagaggtcACCCAGGACCCTGCGTGGTTGAAAATCACCAAGGAATACACAGTAGACTCGTTCATCGCCTCGCATCAGCTGCGAACATACCCTCGGTTCCTACGTCCATTCATTGCCCGGTTTCTGCCCCAGGCGCAAAAGGTTCGAGCCCACCTTAGAGAGGCGGAAGCTATCATTGCACCAGTCATTGAGAGACGTCGCGCTCAAAAGGCTGCATCGGCCGTCACGGAGGAGAGGTATGATTCCATTGAATGGCTGGAGCAAGTggcagaagagaaggggattAAATATTCTCCAGCTGCAATGCAGCTTACGCTTGCTCTGTCGGCCATTCATACCACTACCGATCTACTTACAACCACGATGTATGAGATTCTGCAACACCCTGAAACCATCCAGCTACTGCGTGACGAGGTAGCCGCGGTGACTGCCGACGGAGGGCTGAAGCATTCGTCGCTTTATAATCTGAAGTTGATGGACAGTGTTATCAAGGAGGCACAGAGACTGAAGCCTGTTCTTTCTAGTAAGTGTTGCTGACTTCCACTGCCTATAGACTGGAGTTGAATCTAACTTTTCAAAGTAAACATGGTCCGGACAGCCACAGAAGACATCGACCTCCCAGACGGCTTCCAGATCCCCCAAGGCACGCGACTCGGCGTCTCCAGCCACGCCTCCTGGGACCCCAAAATCTTTCCGAACCCCGAAAAGTTCGACCCGTATCGCTTCGTGCGTCTGCGCGAACAGCCAGGACAGGAAAATGTGTGGCAGCTCACTACGACTCGCC
Above is a window of Aspergillus puulaauensis MK2 DNA, chromosome 2, nearly complete sequence DNA encoding:
- a CDS encoding cytochrome P450 (COG:Q;~EggNog:ENOG410PUDN;~InterPro:IPR001128,IPR017972,IPR002401,IPR036396;~PFAM:PF00067;~SMCOG1034:cytochrome P450;~TransMembrane:1 (o23-42i);~antiSMASH:Cluster_2.16;~go_function: GO:0005506 - iron ion binding [Evidence IEA];~go_function: GO:0016705 - oxidoreductase activity, acting on paired donors, with incorporation or reduction of molecular oxygen [Evidence IEA];~go_function: GO:0020037 - heme binding [Evidence IEA];~go_process: GO:0055114 - oxidation-reduction process [Evidence IEA]); translation: MDLHAAQNVSTAIVSEDVETRPYISIALLVTGIIAVLVSYSVREQPLANVPLVTKKTFWDFTGKKAREAFAANARAVIKQGFAKVGASRPFRIISDQGEMLILPPSLANDIRNIDALSHAEFMKETTCAEVPGFEPYLESTGTTLLTDMTKTKLMSAMKRLTNPLSETCANACKDLFPEDNEWHEVVLKDELLDLVARLSSTIFLGDEEVTQDPAWLKITKEYTVDSFIASHQLRTYPRFLRPFIARFLPQAQKVRAHLREAEAIIAPVIERRRAQKAASAVTEERYDSIEWLEQVAEEKGIKYSPAAMQLTLALSAIHTTTDLLTTTMYEILQHPETIQLLRDEVAAVTADGGLKHSSLYNLKLMDSVIKEAQRLKPVLSINMVRTATEDIDLPDGFQIPQGTRLGVSSHASWDPKIFPNPEKFDPYRFVRLREQPGQENVWQLTTTRPEQIAFGHGQHACPGRFLAANEVKIALCHLLLKHDWEMSDISMPTAISHGIMLDSDPTVKVKVRSRLSEVRL